In Thermoanaerobacter uzonensis DSM 18761, the following proteins share a genomic window:
- the ptsP gene encoding phosphoenolpyruvate--protein phosphotransferase, giving the protein MLKGVAASPGIAIGKVFLYTKEKAEINMKNIDESKVEYEIERFKKALVVTKEQIQKIKEDALKEFGKDKAEIFEAHLMLASDPELIEGVESMIKTQLITADNAVNKVIEQNASVMESLNDEYLKERAVDLRDVGNRIINNLLGVKSTSLSELDEQVVVIARDLTPSDTATMRKEMVLGFATDVGGRTSHTAIMARSLEIPAVVGLGDVTLQVNNGDTIIVDGLEGVIIVNPDENTINEYKAKKENYDKKVEKLKKLKDLPATTPDGKKVMLAANIGTPKDVKSALANGAEGVGLFRTEFLYMDRTTLPTEEEQFEAYKEVVEKMEGKPVTIRTLDIGGDKELPYLDMPKEMNPFLGYRAIRLCLDRTDIFKTQLRAILRASAYGNIHIMYPMISSIEDVRKANIVLNEVKAELDKEGIKYDKNIKVGIMVEIPSAAVTADILAKEVDFFSIGTNDLTQYTLAVDRMNEHVKDYYQPFNPAILRLIKFVIDAAHKEGKFAAMCGEMAGDPLATVILLGLGLDEFSMSASSIPTVKNIIRNVEYERAKEIAERVLNIAEAEKIQKMMEDIIKDIE; this is encoded by the coding sequence ATGCTAAAAGGAGTTGCGGCATCCCCGGGGATAGCAATTGGGAAGGTTTTTTTATATACTAAAGAAAAAGCAGAAATCAACATGAAAAACATAGATGAATCAAAAGTAGAGTACGAAATTGAAAGGTTTAAGAAAGCTTTAGTAGTGACGAAGGAGCAAATACAAAAAATTAAAGAAGATGCATTAAAAGAATTTGGGAAGGACAAGGCAGAAATTTTTGAGGCACATTTAATGCTAGCAAGTGACCCCGAACTTATTGAAGGGGTAGAAAGTATGATTAAGACTCAACTTATAACTGCTGATAATGCGGTAAATAAAGTAATTGAACAAAATGCTTCTGTAATGGAAAGTTTAAATGATGAATATTTAAAAGAAAGAGCTGTAGATTTAAGGGATGTAGGAAACCGTATAATAAATAATCTTTTAGGAGTAAAAAGCACCAGCCTTTCTGAACTTGATGAACAAGTGGTAGTTATAGCTAGAGACTTAACCCCTTCAGATACAGCTACCATGAGAAAAGAAATGGTTTTAGGATTTGCTACAGATGTAGGCGGGAGAACTTCTCATACAGCTATAATGGCACGTTCCTTAGAAATTCCTGCTGTAGTAGGATTGGGCGATGTTACCCTTCAAGTTAATAATGGAGATACCATAATAGTAGATGGTTTGGAAGGAGTTATCATTGTAAATCCTGACGAAAATACAATAAACGAATATAAGGCTAAAAAAGAGAATTATGATAAAAAGGTGGAGAAATTAAAGAAATTAAAAGATTTGCCTGCAACAACTCCAGATGGCAAAAAAGTCATGTTAGCGGCAAATATAGGAACTCCAAAAGATGTAAAAAGTGCGCTGGCCAATGGAGCAGAAGGGGTTGGACTTTTTAGAACTGAATTCTTATACATGGATAGAACTACTCTTCCTACAGAAGAAGAGCAATTTGAAGCCTACAAAGAAGTTGTAGAAAAAATGGAAGGAAAGCCTGTTACCATAAGAACCTTAGATATAGGCGGAGATAAAGAACTTCCTTATCTTGATATGCCTAAAGAGATGAATCCTTTTTTGGGATATAGAGCTATAAGGCTTTGCTTGGATAGGACAGACATATTTAAGACCCAATTACGAGCAATTTTAAGAGCAAGTGCTTATGGAAATATTCACATAATGTATCCGATGATATCTTCTATAGAAGATGTAAGAAAAGCAAATATCGTTTTAAATGAAGTAAAAGCTGAGCTTGATAAAGAAGGCATAAAGTATGACAAAAACATAAAAGTAGGTATAATGGTAGAAATACCTTCTGCTGCAGTGACTGCAGACATATTAGCTAAAGAAGTGGACTTCTTTAGCATAGGAACTAATGACCTGACGCAGTATACCCTTGCTGTTGACAGAATGAATGAACACGTAAAGGATTATTATCAGCCATTTAACCCAGCTATTTTAAGGCTTATAAAGTTTGTGATCGATGCGGCTCACAAAGAAGGAAAATTTGCGGCTATGTGCGGTGAAATGGCGGGGGATCCTTTAGCTACGGTTATATTGTTAGGACTTGGCTTAGACGAATTTTCTATGAGTGCATCTTCAATACCTACAGTTAAAAATATCATCAGAAATGTAGAATATGAAAGAGCAAAAGAAATAGCGGAAAGAGTGCTAAATATTGCTGAAGCAGAAAAGATACAAAAAATGATGGAGGACATAATTAAAGATATTGAGTAA
- a CDS encoding sensor domain-containing diguanylate cyclase, with translation MGKYRELVFNMTLITIGSILFMWSLYYDGIGMDWRVFLILLAFAIILDNLGIMYTDIKLSLSPTIGITTFLIFGTVGAATLMVSSVMFDTIVIRKKIKNGFLNGGMFSIAYLGAGWFYEFIGGKIGIVSFTQVKYILSYVIMSFLLNNFILYYALKVQGKILFKEYWNESVLLELGTYIVMIPFSLLLAYIYFKHSLLFFVLSLTPLIFIAYAFRMIRDLIKANKRLNAIYEMVKMINSKLELEQILDTIIEVISQVVSISAAAIYLTDSNGVAALVKSIGNREGEGGFKENYFKDEGIIGKCISSNKTVAIKDLKQDKRFLKEQFLNNYGSVVVAPLRFSGSVIGCLMVLHVETNVFDEDSVKIIEIIVDQASVAITNAKRYYEVTKKSITDPLTKTYNRRYFNDALMENIMRADETSEPVSLIMFDLDNFKLINDTYGHLVGDEVLKEVAKRIKNNVRSDDIVARFGGEEFAVILPKLTAEQAYMIAERIRNEVSSRPIRTDKGDIYLTITGGVADYPGKADSAEKLISHADRALYAGGKSKGRNKIAIYEV, from the coding sequence ATGGGGAAGTACAGGGAACTGGTTTTTAATATGACCTTAATTACAATAGGAAGTATATTATTTATGTGGTCACTTTATTATGATGGTATTGGAATGGATTGGAGAGTCTTTTTGATTTTATTAGCTTTTGCAATAATTTTGGACAATCTTGGAATAATGTATACAGATATAAAATTGTCTTTAAGCCCTACAATAGGAATAACTACTTTTTTAATTTTTGGAACGGTTGGAGCGGCTACTCTCATGGTATCATCTGTTATGTTTGATACTATTGTAATAAGAAAAAAGATAAAAAATGGTTTTTTAAATGGAGGAATGTTTTCTATTGCGTATTTAGGGGCAGGATGGTTTTATGAATTCATAGGTGGAAAAATTGGAATAGTTTCTTTTACGCAAGTTAAATATATTTTAAGTTATGTCATAATGAGTTTCCTTTTGAACAATTTTATACTGTACTATGCTTTAAAAGTACAGGGGAAGATTTTGTTTAAAGAGTATTGGAATGAGAGTGTATTATTAGAGTTGGGTACTTATATAGTTATGATTCCTTTTTCATTACTTCTTGCATATATTTATTTTAAACATAGCCTTCTGTTTTTTGTGTTATCTTTAACTCCACTTATATTCATAGCATATGCTTTTAGGATGATTAGAGATTTGATTAAGGCAAATAAGAGGCTTAACGCCATATATGAGATGGTTAAAATGATAAATTCGAAGTTAGAGTTGGAGCAAATATTAGATACTATTATAGAAGTTATTTCTCAAGTTGTTTCAATATCTGCAGCAGCAATATATTTGACAGATTCTAATGGGGTAGCTGCTTTAGTAAAATCGATAGGTAATAGAGAGGGAGAAGGAGGCTTTAAAGAAAATTACTTCAAGGATGAGGGAATAATAGGAAAGTGCATATCTTCTAACAAAACAGTAGCAATTAAGGATTTAAAGCAGGATAAAAGATTTTTAAAAGAACAATTTTTAAATAACTATGGCAGTGTAGTAGTTGCTCCTTTAAGGTTTTCGGGATCTGTCATTGGATGTCTTATGGTGTTGCATGTAGAGACAAATGTGTTTGATGAGGATTCTGTTAAAATTATAGAGATAATTGTAGATCAAGCTTCTGTTGCGATAACCAATGCTAAACGATATTATGAAGTCACCAAAAAATCTATTACTGATCCTTTAACAAAGACTTATAATAGAAGATATTTTAATGATGCATTAATGGAAAATATTATGAGGGCAGATGAGACTAGTGAGCCTGTGAGCCTTATAATGTTTGACTTGGATAATTTTAAACTGATTAATGATACTTACGGTCATTTAGTTGGAGATGAAGTACTTAAGGAAGTGGCAAAACGGATAAAAAACAATGTGAGAAGTGATGATATTGTAGCGCGATTTGGTGGAGAAGAATTTGCAGTGATTTTGCCGAAACTTACTGCAGAACAAGCCTATATGATTGCAGAGAGGATAAGAAATGAAGTATCATCAAGGCCAATTAGGACAGATAAAGGAGATATATATTTAACTATAACGGGTGGAGTAGCAGATTATCCGGGAAAGGCTGATTCTGCAGAAAAACTTATAAGCCATGCGGATAGAGCTTTGTATGCAGGTGGCAAAAGTAAAGGAAGAAACAAAATTGCCATATATGAAGTGTGA
- a CDS encoding adenosylcobalamin-dependent ribonucleoside-diphosphate reductase → MLPIWNEQREKVFLDRYALKDKEGKPIEKKTEEMFRRVAKAIATNKREEEMFYKVMSEWKFIPGGRILAGAGTGREVTYFNCFVIPVEANDPKKGNDSRAAIMDTIAKMLEINSRGGGVGINWSTLRPRGAYVKGVGGTSSGAVSWMLAANEVATQVEQGGSRRAALMFMLWDWHPDIEEFIKVKKDLTKMQQANLSVAVSDAFMEAVAHDKVWKLEFPDTSHPNYDAEWRGDLTEWKSKGYPTIVYKEIPARELWNKIVTAAWESAEPGVVFLERYNKFSNTYYVAKIISTNPCGELGLEPYGVCNLGAINLVAFVENGKINFTDLEETVKIAVRFLDNVLDSGAYVLPQNKEMAQKLRKIGLGIMGLADALILMDLKYGSENALKVTEQIASTIRNAAYKASVELAKERGAFPEFVAEKYLKSQFVKSLPNEIREEIATYGIRNATLLTQAPTGTTSILTGVSSGIEPNFAKEYIRQDRTGTHTIKHWLADYPAFVSAHEITPEEHVKMQAVLQKYVDSSISKTINLPNSATIDDIDKIYRLAYELGCKGITVYRDGSREGVLVTDIKSKEKTQITERPPVLKGVTKRIETPLGRAYVTINFIDEKPFEVFVNIGRAGSDVAAFTEAIARLISLALRGGVAIEEITEQLIGIGGATAIGFGENRVMSVPDAIGKALRNGYQPQNNGNGIKSSTTHIDICPACGMATFVYTEGCKTCLNCGYSEC, encoded by the coding sequence ATGCTTCCAATTTGGAATGAGCAAAGAGAAAAAGTATTTCTTGACAGGTATGCTTTGAAAGACAAAGAAGGAAAGCCGATTGAAAAAAAAACGGAAGAAATGTTTAGAAGAGTTGCCAAAGCTATTGCTACGAATAAAAGAGAAGAAGAGATGTTTTACAAAGTGATGAGTGAATGGAAATTTATACCTGGGGGTAGAATACTTGCGGGGGCGGGGACTGGCAGAGAGGTTACCTACTTTAATTGCTTTGTGATACCTGTTGAAGCAAATGATCCTAAAAAGGGTAATGACAGCCGGGCAGCTATAATGGATACTATAGCTAAAATGCTGGAAATTAACTCGCGAGGTGGAGGTGTTGGTATTAATTGGAGCACACTAAGACCTCGTGGGGCATATGTAAAGGGAGTAGGTGGTACCTCATCAGGAGCTGTAAGCTGGATGTTGGCTGCAAATGAAGTAGCTACCCAAGTTGAACAGGGGGGAAGTCGCAGAGCAGCTTTAATGTTTATGCTTTGGGACTGGCACCCTGATATTGAAGAATTCATTAAAGTTAAGAAGGATTTAACAAAAATGCAGCAAGCAAATCTCTCTGTTGCTGTGTCAGATGCATTTATGGAAGCAGTAGCGCATGACAAAGTATGGAAGCTTGAGTTTCCAGATACCTCTCATCCTAATTACGATGCTGAGTGGAGAGGTGACTTAACTGAATGGAAGTCTAAAGGGTATCCAACTATAGTTTACAAGGAAATTCCGGCGAGAGAGCTGTGGAATAAAATTGTTACTGCTGCCTGGGAATCGGCAGAGCCGGGAGTAGTATTTTTAGAGAGGTATAATAAATTTAGCAATACATATTATGTTGCGAAGATAATCTCCACAAATCCATGTGGGGAGCTGGGTTTGGAGCCTTACGGAGTATGCAATTTGGGAGCTATAAACTTAGTTGCTTTTGTGGAAAATGGCAAAATTAATTTTACCGATCTTGAAGAGACAGTAAAAATTGCGGTTAGATTTTTAGATAATGTGCTGGATTCAGGAGCTTATGTATTACCACAAAATAAAGAAATGGCTCAAAAATTACGCAAAATAGGACTTGGAATTATGGGACTTGCCGATGCATTGATACTTATGGATTTGAAATATGGCAGTGAAAATGCTCTTAAAGTGACAGAACAAATAGCTTCCACTATTAGAAATGCTGCATATAAAGCTTCTGTGGAACTTGCAAAAGAGAGAGGAGCATTTCCTGAATTTGTTGCAGAAAAATATTTAAAATCACAATTTGTAAAAAGTTTACCAAACGAAATAAGAGAGGAAATTGCAACATATGGGATACGGAATGCAACTCTTTTGACTCAAGCTCCTACAGGTACAACTTCTATTCTCACAGGGGTGAGTTCTGGCATAGAGCCAAATTTTGCAAAAGAGTATATAAGGCAAGATAGAACTGGTACCCATACGATAAAACATTGGCTTGCTGATTATCCAGCCTTTGTAAGTGCCCATGAAATAACTCCTGAAGAGCACGTGAAAATGCAAGCTGTTCTACAAAAATATGTTGATTCAAGCATATCAAAGACCATAAATTTACCGAATTCTGCTACAATTGATGATATAGATAAAATTTATAGATTGGCTTATGAATTGGGATGTAAAGGCATTACAGTATATAGGGATGGTTCTAGAGAAGGAGTTTTAGTTACTGATATAAAATCAAAAGAAAAGACACAGATAACAGAAAGACCTCCTGTATTAAAAGGAGTTACTAAACGCATAGAAACTCCATTAGGGCGTGCATATGTCACGATTAATTTTATAGATGAGAAGCCGTTTGAGGTATTTGTAAATATTGGGCGTGCTGGTTCTGATGTAGCGGCTTTTACAGAAGCAATTGCAAGATTAATTTCCTTAGCTTTGCGCGGTGGAGTAGCAATTGAAGAAATTACTGAACAGTTAATAGGAATTGGTGGTGCAACAGCAATTGGTTTTGGGGAAAATAGGGTTATGTCAGTTCCTGATGCTATAGGCAAGGCCTTAAGAAATGGGTATCAACCACAAAATAATGGTAATGGAATTAAATCTTCTACTACTCACATTGATATTTGTCCTGCTTGCGGTATGGCAACATTTGTGTATACAGAAGGTTGTAAAACGTGCCTAAATTGCGGATATTCTGAATGCTGA
- a CDS encoding thioredoxin family protein produces the protein MSLKDLFEKGLTFDEFIETSEDDITRQRIRERYDKTVLEEDVVQKIASLPKVNILAFAETWCPDSQVNVPIVAKIASYNKTFELKIVKREGNEEYMKPYYVEGKPRIPTFVFMDENFKEFGHWVERPQIVRELEKREVADWKRDYLKGKYDSEIIREIVYILLRR, from the coding sequence TTGAGCTTAAAAGATTTATTTGAAAAAGGGCTTACTTTTGATGAATTTATAGAAACTTCTGAAGATGATATTACAAGACAGCGTATCAGGGAAAGATATGATAAGACTGTTTTAGAAGAAGATGTGGTGCAGAAGATTGCTTCTTTACCTAAGGTAAATATTTTGGCCTTTGCTGAAACCTGGTGTCCAGATTCTCAAGTGAATGTACCTATTGTGGCTAAAATTGCGAGTTATAATAAAACTTTTGAACTTAAAATTGTCAAAAGAGAAGGAAATGAAGAGTATATGAAACCTTACTATGTGGAAGGAAAGCCTAGGATACCTACATTTGTGTTTATGGATGAGAATTTTAAAGAATTTGGGCATTGGGTTGAAAGGCCGCAAATTGTTAGGGAATTGGAGAAGAGAGAAGTTGCAGATTGGAAGAGAGATTACTTAAAAGGGAAGTATGATAGTGAAATAATTAGAGAAATTGTATATATTTTACTCCGGCGTTAA